One window of the Streptomyces asoensis genome contains the following:
- a CDS encoding tyrosine-type recombinase/integrase: MESSIYEGNDGWWHGRVTMGVKDDGSYDRRHRRARTETEVKRKVRELEDLRDKGRAPKAGRKPTVEQWMTTYLTDIASLKLKPRSLDDYWSKTRNDIIPGIGKHRLDKLQPEHLERMYRVMLDEGHAPSHVLKVHRILSRALKIAHRRRLIVENVATLVDPPTVDETEANPFTTEEAKAFLEAAARRPTFMRWCVGVGMGFRQGETLGLRWPYVDFGNELFRPEWQLQRLTWRHGCKDPHGCGAKFHRFEPCPPECTTHKGYKRGCPKPCLKDCVGHARACPDRKNGGLVFTRPKTKKSRNAVPIPPPFIPYLREHRAQQATARDAAGAAWQEHHLVFTRVDGRPLDPRQDWEEFKELLAEAEIDDRRLYDGSRHTAGTILNELGVDMPTIMEILRHTQISQTRRYVQGRSHLSKDAMRRMGDTFMPQAEPPATETTDNRAARARRRRRVR; encoded by the coding sequence ATGGAGTCGTCCATCTACGAGGGCAACGACGGCTGGTGGCACGGGCGCGTCACCATGGGTGTCAAGGACGATGGCAGCTACGACCGGCGCCACCGCCGGGCCCGGACGGAAACCGAAGTGAAGCGCAAGGTCCGCGAGTTGGAGGACCTGCGGGACAAGGGACGCGCCCCCAAGGCGGGGCGCAAGCCGACCGTAGAGCAGTGGATGACCACGTACCTCACGGATATCGCGTCCTTGAAGCTCAAGCCGCGCTCCCTGGATGACTACTGGTCCAAGACCAGGAACGACATCATCCCTGGCATCGGCAAACACCGTCTCGACAAGCTCCAGCCGGAACACCTGGAGCGGATGTACCGCGTCATGCTTGATGAGGGTCACGCGCCGTCCCACGTGCTGAAGGTGCACCGCATCCTGTCGCGCGCCCTCAAAATCGCGCACCGCCGGCGCCTCATTGTCGAGAACGTGGCCACCCTCGTAGACCCGCCCACGGTCGACGAGACCGAAGCAAACCCCTTCACTACCGAAGAGGCAAAGGCGTTCCTGGAGGCCGCCGCCAGGCGCCCCACCTTCATGCGATGGTGCGTCGGAGTCGGCATGGGCTTCCGCCAGGGCGAGACGCTCGGTCTCAGGTGGCCATACGTCGACTTCGGCAACGAACTGTTCCGTCCCGAGTGGCAGCTACAGCGCCTTACCTGGCGGCACGGCTGCAAGGACCCGCACGGGTGCGGCGCCAAGTTCCACCGGTTCGAGCCGTGCCCGCCGGAGTGCACGACGCACAAGGGCTACAAGCGCGGGTGCCCGAAGCCGTGCCTGAAGGACTGTGTGGGGCACGCCCGCGCGTGCCCCGACCGCAAGAACGGCGGTCTCGTCTTCACCCGGCCCAAGACGAAGAAGAGCCGGAACGCCGTCCCCATCCCGCCGCCGTTCATCCCCTACCTGCGCGAGCACAGGGCGCAGCAGGCGACAGCGCGCGACGCAGCTGGGGCCGCCTGGCAGGAACACCACCTGGTCTTCACCCGCGTAGACGGCCGTCCGCTCGACCCCCGGCAGGATTGGGAGGAGTTCAAAGAGCTGTTGGCCGAAGCCGAGATCGACGACCGCCGCCTGTACGACGGAAGCCGTCACACCGCTGGCACGATCCTGAACGAACTTGGGGTCGACATGCCCACGATCATGGAGATCCTGCGGCACACGCAGATCAGCCAGACCCGGCGTTACGTGCAGGGAAGATCCCACCTCTCCAAGGACGCGATGCGCCGTATGGGGGACACCTTCATGCCACAGGCAGAACCTCCCGCAACCGAGACCACCGACAACCGAGCAGCACGCGCGCGGCGACGTCGCCGCGTCCGCTGA
- a CDS encoding helix-turn-helix domain-containing protein gives MSTVVAAPVDRLLYTPEEAAEALAIGRSTLYELMADGVLTYIKLGRSRRIRRTDLETYVAGLAPLPN, from the coding sequence ATGAGCACAGTCGTCGCCGCGCCTGTCGACCGGCTTCTCTACACGCCGGAAGAGGCCGCCGAAGCGCTCGCCATCGGCCGTTCGACTCTCTACGAGCTGATGGCGGACGGAGTTCTGACCTACATCAAGCTGGGCCGTTCCCGCCGTATACGGCGGACGGACCTTGAGACCTACGTGGCCGGTCTCGCCCCGCTTCCCAACTGA
- a CDS encoding DUF3631 domain-containing protein, translating to MTHTAPAPSIDGAALLDEVEAFHRRFNVFPTEAAYVAVALWDAHAHLLDCFDSTPRIAFLSPEPGSGKSRALEIVETLVPQPMVAVNASAAALFRAVSGADGRPTILFDEIDTVFGPKAGDNEELRGFLNAGHRRSGVTYRCVGDGSNQSVQPFPSYCAVAMAGLGSLPDTILTRSVIIRMRRRARNERVEPFRQRIHEKEGRALRDRLAKWADAVRATVEGAWPTMPDGVTDRPADVWEPLLAVAEAAGGEWPARARAACVELVTAASEDDEASLGIRLLTDLRDTVLYGIDRMPTAAILECLTRMDDAPWVDIGGKPLTPRGLARLLSQYMTGANKPIKPRPIRTAAGTVPRGYYAEDLADAWARYCAPPPSKSATSATSATSQVNGGESVAEALPGIRYTPDETATPSTTAAPAP from the coding sequence ATGACCCACACTGCGCCCGCTCCGTCCATCGACGGCGCCGCCCTGCTCGACGAGGTCGAAGCGTTCCACCGCCGCTTCAACGTCTTCCCCACCGAAGCCGCCTACGTCGCCGTCGCCCTGTGGGACGCCCACGCCCACCTGCTCGACTGCTTCGACTCCACGCCCCGGATCGCGTTCCTTTCCCCGGAGCCGGGATCGGGCAAGTCCCGCGCGCTGGAGATCGTGGAAACCCTCGTTCCGCAGCCCATGGTGGCCGTCAACGCGTCCGCCGCCGCCCTCTTCCGCGCGGTCTCCGGGGCGGACGGGCGCCCGACGATCCTCTTCGACGAGATCGACACCGTCTTCGGTCCCAAGGCAGGGGACAACGAGGAGTTGCGCGGGTTCCTCAACGCCGGACACCGCCGCTCCGGTGTCACCTACAGGTGCGTGGGCGACGGCTCGAACCAGAGCGTTCAGCCGTTCCCCTCGTACTGCGCGGTCGCCATGGCCGGTCTCGGCTCGCTGCCGGACACGATCCTGACCCGCTCGGTCATCATCCGGATGCGCCGTCGGGCCCGGAACGAGCGAGTGGAGCCCTTCCGGCAGCGCATCCACGAGAAGGAGGGCCGCGCGCTCCGTGACCGGCTCGCCAAGTGGGCCGATGCCGTCCGCGCCACGGTAGAGGGTGCGTGGCCGACCATGCCGGACGGCGTCACGGACCGCCCCGCGGACGTGTGGGAACCCCTGCTCGCCGTCGCCGAAGCGGCCGGCGGAGAGTGGCCGGCACGCGCGCGGGCCGCCTGTGTCGAGTTGGTGACCGCCGCGAGTGAGGACGACGAAGCCTCCCTCGGTATCCGCCTGCTCACCGACCTGCGGGACACGGTCCTTTACGGCATCGACCGCATGCCGACCGCCGCCATCCTGGAGTGCCTGACCAGGATGGACGACGCGCCATGGGTCGACATCGGGGGGAAGCCGCTCACCCCTCGCGGACTGGCCCGGTTGCTCAGCCAGTACATGACCGGCGCCAACAAGCCCATCAAGCCCCGCCCGATCCGTACGGCGGCGGGCACGGTCCCGCGCGGCTACTACGCCGAGGATCTCGCGGACGCGTGGGCCCGGTACTGCGCCCCGCCCCCTTCAAAGTCCGCTACATCCGCTACGTCCGCTACATCGCAGGTCAACGGGGGTGAATCCGTAGCGGAAGCGCTTCCGGGAATCCGCTACACGCCCGACGAAACCGCTACGCCGTCGACCACCGCCGCCCCCGCGCCGTAA
- a CDS encoding bifunctional DNA primase/polymerase: MPTVDLGHLHLLAAALCSAERDWPVIPLHPGTKRPAGHPERSCPLTGRCEGGHRTPEQRATTDPHLIQAAWARRPYNVGIATGPAGLVVVDLDVCKPEEPEGAPDGAASLQALCERAGQTLPATYQVRTPSGGHHLYFTASPGGQLRNSANRLGAHIDTRAWGGYVVAPGSTTPQGAYEVLDDTPVAALPPWLTALLVEVPRPAKSMSVTPVRDGTRAAQVALERETAAVRGTSEGGRNTRLLAGARALGRFVAWGEIPRTGVEEAFQAAGEAAGLPAAECRATIRSALDWSIRTCRPRETA; this comes from the coding sequence ATGCCCACCGTCGACCTCGGTCACCTGCACCTGCTCGCCGCCGCACTGTGCTCCGCCGAACGCGACTGGCCCGTCATCCCCCTGCACCCCGGAACCAAGCGGCCCGCCGGACACCCCGAACGCTCCTGCCCCCTCACCGGGCGCTGCGAGGGCGGACACCGCACCCCCGAGCAACGCGCCACCACCGACCCCCACCTGATCCAGGCGGCATGGGCGCGGCGGCCGTACAACGTCGGGATTGCGACCGGTCCGGCCGGCCTGGTCGTCGTCGACCTGGATGTGTGCAAGCCGGAAGAGCCAGAAGGAGCGCCTGACGGCGCCGCTTCTTTACAGGCGCTCTGCGAGCGCGCCGGCCAGACCCTCCCGGCCACATACCAGGTGCGGACCCCTAGCGGAGGGCACCACCTGTACTTCACCGCCTCGCCCGGTGGGCAGCTCCGCAACAGCGCCAACCGGCTCGGAGCGCACATCGACACCCGCGCATGGGGCGGCTACGTCGTCGCCCCCGGCAGCACCACCCCCCAGGGCGCCTACGAGGTTCTCGACGACACCCCCGTGGCCGCACTACCGCCCTGGCTCACCGCCCTGCTGGTCGAGGTGCCGCGGCCCGCCAAGTCCATGTCCGTCACGCCGGTACGCGACGGCACACGGGCAGCCCAAGTGGCCCTGGAGCGCGAGACGGCCGCAGTCCGGGGCACGTCGGAGGGCGGCCGCAACACACGGCTGCTGGCGGGCGCCCGCGCCCTGGGCCGCTTCGTCGCATGGGGCGAGATTCCCCGGACCGGGGTGGAGGAGGCTTTTCAGGCGGCCGGCGAGGCGGCCGGACTGCCGGCGGCCGAGTGCCGCGCCACCATCCGCAGCGCCCTGGACTGGTCCATCCGCACGTGCCGACCGCGGGAGACGGCATGA
- a CDS encoding DNA cytosine methyltransferase, whose amino-acid sequence MTQRTDIRRAPGSPPRIVALCAGYGGLERAIHAGTAGAPVAFAENDPHAAAVFAAHHPNTPNLGDITALDWHQVRDLYRPDVVAAGFPCRNISNAGRRDGINGQWSRVWKNVAEAVGVVRPRLVFLENVAALRSRGLDVVAADLAALGYDARWTCLRAGGPEVGAPHERDRWFAVAHPADADPHYLGRHWRPRHQPETTGRVEPAHRRDEVARTPGVSLLPTPAARDWKSGASNLLGRNARPLNEIAVNLLAGTHTQSGGPVRLDARWIASDGTDYGPAVRRWEHVTGRAAPCPTEPGTRDNRRLSPAFTEWLMGLPAGWVTAVPGIPRKEQLKILGNGVVPQQAHHAYGLLLGADTTARRDGRAAA is encoded by the coding sequence ATGACCCAACGCACCGACATCCGGCGAGCCCCCGGCTCGCCACCCCGCATCGTGGCGCTGTGCGCCGGCTACGGCGGACTCGAAAGGGCGATCCACGCCGGGACCGCCGGCGCGCCCGTCGCGTTCGCCGAGAACGACCCGCACGCCGCGGCCGTGTTCGCCGCCCACCACCCGAACACGCCGAACCTCGGAGACATCACCGCTCTGGACTGGCACCAGGTCCGCGACCTGTACCGGCCGGACGTGGTCGCCGCCGGTTTCCCCTGCCGCAACATCTCCAACGCCGGACGAAGGGACGGGATCAATGGCCAGTGGTCGCGCGTCTGGAAGAACGTCGCTGAGGCTGTGGGCGTCGTTCGACCGCGTCTCGTGTTCCTGGAAAACGTGGCGGCGCTCCGCTCGCGGGGGCTGGACGTCGTCGCCGCGGACCTGGCCGCGCTCGGGTATGACGCGCGCTGGACATGTCTACGAGCTGGTGGCCCCGAAGTCGGCGCCCCGCACGAACGCGACCGCTGGTTCGCAGTTGCCCATCCCGCTGATGCCGACCCCCACTACCTCGGACGGCACTGGCGGCCCCGGCACCAGCCCGAAACGACGGGGCGGGTTGAACCTGCGCACCGCCGTGACGAGGTTGCCCGCACCCCCGGAGTGAGCCTGCTACCCACCCCCGCCGCACGGGACTGGAAGTCCGGCGCCTCGAACCTCCTCGGACGCAACGCCCGCCCGCTCAACGAGATCGCCGTCAACCTCCTCGCCGGCACGCACACGCAGTCTGGTGGGCCGGTCCGGCTGGACGCACGGTGGATCGCCAGCGACGGCACTGACTACGGGCCCGCCGTCCGACGGTGGGAGCACGTCACCGGACGGGCGGCGCCGTGCCCGACCGAGCCGGGAACCCGCGACAACCGCCGCCTGTCCCCGGCGTTCACGGAATGGCTGATGGGTCTGCCCGCCGGGTGGGTGACCGCCGTTCCCGGCATCCCCCGAAAGGAACAGCTCAAGATCCTCGGCAACGGGGTCGTGCCCCAACAGGCTCACCACGCCTACGGACTCCTCCTCGGAGCCGACACGACCGCGCGGCGGGACGGGAGGGCCGCAGCATGA
- the ssb gene encoding single-stranded DNA-binding protein, translating to MSFGETPITIVGNLTADPELKFTEGGAALARFTVAATPRTFDRDSNQWKDGTSTFFRCAAWRTLAEHVADSLSKGSRVVLSGRIRQHDWKTPEGENRSMLAVEVDEIGASLRFTTVTINGKRPARTAPAGDDAWATTGSTTANGTDAEPPF from the coding sequence ATGTCCTTCGGAGAGACCCCGATCACCATCGTCGGCAACCTGACCGCCGACCCGGAACTGAAGTTCACCGAGGGCGGCGCCGCACTCGCCCGCTTCACCGTCGCCGCCACCCCGCGCACCTTCGACCGCGACTCGAACCAGTGGAAGGACGGCACGTCCACGTTCTTCCGCTGCGCCGCCTGGCGCACGCTCGCCGAACACGTCGCCGACTCGCTGAGCAAGGGCTCGCGGGTGGTGCTGTCCGGCCGGATCCGTCAGCACGACTGGAAGACCCCGGAGGGCGAGAACCGCTCCATGCTCGCCGTTGAGGTCGACGAGATCGGCGCGTCCCTGCGCTTCACCACGGTGACCATCAACGGCAAGCGCCCGGCCCGCACCGCTCCCGCCGGGGACGACGCATGGGCCACGACCGGCAGCACCACGGCCAACGGGACCGACGCCGAACCCCCGTTCTAG